In Trichoderma breve strain T069 chromosome 4, whole genome shotgun sequence, the following proteins share a genomic window:
- a CDS encoding isochorismatase family domain-containing protein has protein sequence MTVDPAFKPALIIVDFQEDFCPPNGSLAVPQGRDIAPVVNALLTLPFTIKIATRDNHPQNHISFAENHPGAIPLKSYHTIIHPTDPTKSDTTLLWPTHCVQGTTGADLVPELDAEKIDVVVDKGMDARVEMYSAFYDPMRVSVSGLGARLKEEGVTDVFVVGLAADYCVRATAESAAEEGYRTYIVEEGTRPVMREIWEAEGKKTVEGKGVRIVSVDGKEVARVRKLV, from the exons ATGACTGTCGATCCAGCGTTTAAGCCCGCTCTCATCATTGTTGATTTCCAAGAGGATTTCTGTCCGCCG AATGGCTCCCTCGCCGTCCCCCAAGGCCGCGATATCGCCCCCGTCGTAAACGCCCTCCTCACACTCCCCTTCACCATCAAAATCGCCACCCGCGACAACCACCCCCAAAACCACATCTCCTTTGCAGAAAACCATCCCGGCGCAATCCCCCTGAAATCATACCACACAATCATCCACCCCACCGACCCAACAAAGAGCGACACGACACTCCTCTGGCCAACGCACTGCGTGCAAGGAACAACCGGTGCAGACCTCGTTCCAGAACTAGACGCAGAGAAAATTGATGTCGTTGTGGATAAAGGGATGGATGCAAGAGTGGAAATGTACTCTGCGTTTTACGATCCTATGAGGGTGAGCGTGAGTGGGTTGGGGGCGAggttgaaggaggagggcgtGACGGATGTGTTTGTGGTTGGACTGGCGGCGGATTATTGCGTACGGGCGACGGCGGAGTCGGCGGCGGAGGAAGGGTATAGGACGTACATCGTGGAAGAGGGGACGAGGCCTGTGATGAGGGAGATTTGGGAGGcggaggggaagaagacggtTGAGGGGAAGGGAGTGAGGATTGTGAGTGTGGATGGGAAGGAGGTTGCGAGGGTGAGGAAGTTGGTgtga
- a CDS encoding hydroxymethylglutaryl-coenzyme A reductase domain-containing protein: protein MNPSTLLPRRFRGEPAPSQAAAPSRLNKRLTPLIQFLAKVACSHPIHTIGFIALLASSSYVGLLQETLFGGTASVSKAEWTSLAEGSRDLIAGPETGWKWQNVEQSTGSFDEPDHLALLTLVFPEIVSTGAVVAAPHSHAVPTPSNLSITTLPATINSFAAYARDSVLAYSVPYEQAPEFITAAQEIPLENAQETETQHGREKKMWIMKAAKVDAGNNLVLWVRNSWSKFLDLLKNAGGLDITIMFLGYLAMHITFVSLFLSMRRLGSNFWLGTTTLFSSTFAFLFGLAVTTSLGIPISVLLLSEGLPFLVVTIGFEKNIVLTKAVLSHAIEHRAQETKKGKQVKQENVISYAVQAAIKEKGYDIICDYAIEIFVLSLGAASGVQGGLQQFCFLAAWILFFDCILLFTFYTAILSIKLVINRIKRHVEMRMVLEADGVSRRVAENAASSADGPNSKEASLFGRNVKSSSVPKFKGLMVSGFILVNLINIVTILFRNGASFSNIRSLVGGLSGVVTTPPIDPFKVASNGLDAILEIAKAKGSAVLVSIVTPIKYELEYPSVHYALPSATAPSEGQLFGVGGRVVGGLLSSLEDPVLSKWIVAALALSVGLNGYLFNVARWTIKDPNTPDHQIDRNELARAQRFNETPTVNLPLGEYVPPTPQQTQPATPAITDDESDTEAKAKPKVEVENRSMAVLEKMLAEKRVTEMTDEEVVELSMRGKIPGYALEKTLKNFTRAVKVRRTIIARTRATSEITSVLENSKLPYRHYDWERVFGACCENVIGYMPIPVGVAGPLVIDGQSFFIPMATTEGVLVASTSRGCKAINSGGGAVTVLTADGMTRGPVVSFETLDRAGAAKLWLDSEEGQTTMKTAFNSTSRFARLQTMKTAIAGTNLYIRFKTTTGDAMGMNMISKGCEHALNVMQNEAGFDDMVIVSLSGNYCSDKKPAAINWIEGRGKSVVAEAIIPGEVVRSVLKTDVDSLVELNTSKNMIGSAMAGSIGGFNAHAANIVAAIYLATGQDPAQVVESANCITIMKNLRGSLQISVSMPSLEVGTLGGGTILDPQGSMLELLGVRGSHPTNPGDNARRLARIIGASVLAGELSLCSALAAGHLVKAHMAHNRSAAPSGAPSRAMTPAPSSVSLAMSNGAARR, encoded by the exons ATGAATCCCTCCACGTTGCTCCCCCGCCGCTTTCGCGGGGAGCCTGCTCCGAGCCAAGCTGCTGCCCCTTCGCGCCTGAACAAAAGGCTCACGCCGCTGATCCAGTTCCTGGCCAAGGTCGCTTGCTCTCATCCTATACATACCATTGGTTTTATTGctctcttggccagctcgtccTATGTTGGTCTGCTTCAAGAGACTCTGTTTGGTGGCACTGCCAGCGTGAGCAAGGCAGAATGGACGTCGCTGGCAGAAGGCAGCAGAGATTTGATAGCTGGTCCCGAGACTGGCTGGAAATGGCAAAATGTAGAGCAGAGCACTGGTTCCTTTGACGAGCCTGACCACCTTGCCCTCCTGACACTTGTCTTTCCCGAGATCGTCTCTACAGGTGCGGTTGTTGCCGCTCCTCATTCCCATGCTGTGCCTACTCCCTCAAACCTTTCCATCACTACCTTGCCTGCCACTATCAACTCATTTGCTGCCTATGCGCGTGACAGCGTTTTGGCTTATTCTGTTCCCTACGAGCAGGCTCCAGAGTTCATCACTGCTGCTCAAGAGATTCCTCTTGAGAATGCTCAGGAGACGGAGACTCAACATGGCcgtgagaagaagatgtggaTCAtgaaggctgccaaggtcgACGCCGGCAACAACCTCGTGCTGTGGGTTCGCAATTCTTGGTCCAAATTTCTTGACTTGTTGAAGAACGCTGGTGGCTTGGACATAACCATCATGTTCCTTGGCTACCTGGCCATGCACATCACTTTCGTATCTCTTTTCCTGTCTATGCGCCGCCTGGGTTCCAACTTCTGGTTGGGTACAACcacactcttctcttctactTTTGCCTTCCTTTTCGGCTTGGCCGTTACTACTAGCCTTGGTATTCCCATCAGcgttctcctcctctctgaGGGTCTTCCTTTCTTGGTTGTTACCATTGGCTTCGAGAAGAACATTGTCCTCACCAAGGCTGTGCTGAGCCACGCTATCGAGCACCGAGCCCAGGAGACcaagaagggaaagcaaGTCAAACAGGAAAACGTCATCTCTTATGCCGTTCaagccgccatcaaggaaaAGGGTTATGATATCATCTGTGACTACGCCATTGAGATTTTCGTCCTCAGTCTTGGTGCCGCTTCTGGCGTTCAGGGCGGTCTCCAGCAGTTCTGCTTCCTGGCCGCCtggattctcttcttcgactGCATTCTGCTCTTCACATTCTACACTGCTATCCTGAGCATCAAGCTTGTCATCAACCGCATCAAGCGACACGTCGAGATGCGCATGGTCTTGGAAGCTGATGGCGTCAGCCGCCGAGTTGCGGAGAATGCCGCCTCAAGTGCCGATGGGCCCAACTCCAAGGAGGCTTCGCTGTTTGGCAGAAATGTCAAGAGCAGCAGTGTCCCCAAGTTCAAGGGCCTAATGGTCTCTGGTTTCATCTTGgtcaacctcatcaacatcgTCACCATTCTATTCCGCAACGGCGCTTCCTTTTCCAACATCCGTTCCCTGGTGGGTGGTCTCAGCGGCGTTGTTACTACGCCTCCCATCGACCCCTTCAAGGTCGCATCCAACGGCCTCGATGCCATTTtggagattgccaaggccaagggctCTGCCGTTCTCGTCAGCATCGTCACACCCATCAAGTATGAGCTCGAGTATCCCTCGGTTCACTACGCCCTGCCTTCGGCTACTGCTCCATCTGAGGGCCAGCTCTTTGGCGTCGGAGGTCGCGTTGTTGGAGGCCTTCTCAGCAGCCTGGAGGACCCTGTGCTCTCCAAGTGGATCGTGGCCGCTCTCGCCCTCAGTGTCGGCCTCAATGGCTACCTGTTCAACGTGGCCAGATGGACTATCAAGGACCCCAACACCCCTGACCACCAAATTGACCGCAACGAGCTTGCTCGTGCTCAGCGCTTCAACGAGACACCCACCGTTAACCTGCCTCTTGGTGAATATGTGCCTCCCACCCCTCAGCAGACCCAACCGGCTACTCCTGCCATTACGGATGACGAGAGTGACACCGAGGCTAAGGCGAAGCCCAAGGTCGAGGTTGAGAACCGTAGCATGGccgtcttggagaagatgctcgcTGAGAAGCGCGTTACCGAAATGACAGACGAGGAGGTCGTTGAGCTATCGATGCGCGGCAAGATCCCTGGTTATGCTCTCGAAAAGACTCTCAAGAACTTTACTCGTGCCGTCAAGGTTCGCCGGACCATCATCGCCCGCACCCGCGCCACTTCAGAAATCACCAGTGTTTTGGAAAACTCCAAGCTGCCCTACAGGCATTATGACTGGGAGCGTGTATTCGGAGCTTGCTGTGAAAACGTCATCGGTTATATGCCCATCCCCGTCGGTGTTGCTGGTCCTCTTGTTATCGATGGACagagcttcttcatccccatgGCCACTACTGAAGGTGTTCTTGTCGCCAGTACCAGCCGAGGCTGCAAGGCTATCAACTCCGGAGGCGGTGCCGTAACTGTTCTGACTGCTGATGGTATGACCCGTGGACCCGTTGTTAGCTTCGAAACTCTGGACCGTGCCGGTGCCGCCAAGCTGTGGCTTGACTCTGAAGAGGGTCAGACCACGATGAAGACCGCTTTCAACTCGACCAGCCGATTTGCCCGACTacagacgatgaagacggccATTGCCGGTACCAACCTGTATATTCGCTTCAAGACTACCACTGGTGACGCCATGGGCATGAACATGATCTCCAAGGGTTGCGAACACGCCCTCAACGTGATGCAAAACGAAGCTGGCTTTGATGACATGGTCATTGTTTCCCTCTCTGGTAACTACTGCAGTGACAAGAAGCCTGCCGCCATCAATTGGATCGAGGGTCGTGGCAAGAGCGTTGTCGCTGAAGCTATCATTCCTGGCGAAGTTGTGCGAAGTGTCCTTAAGACGGATGTCGATTCTCTGGTTGAGCTCAACACGTCCAAGAACATGATTGGATCTGCCATGGCTGGCTCGATAGGTGGTTTCAACGCCCACGCCGCCAACATTGTCGCCGCCATATATCTCGCTACCGGTCAGGATCCCGCCCAAGTCGTGGAGAGCGCCAACTGTATTACTATTATGAAGAA TCTCCGCGGCTCTCTCCAaatctccgtctccatgCCCTCTTTGGAAGTCGGCACTCTCGGCGGTGGCACCATTCTGGACCCTCAAGGCTCCatgcttgagctgctcggTGTTCGAGGATCTCACCCCACCAACCCTGGTGACAACGCCCGCCGCCTTGCCCGCATCATTGGTGCGTCAGTCCTGGCTGGTGAACTGTCCCTCTGCAGTGCCCTTGCTGCCGGCCACCTGGTCAAGGCTCACATGGCGCATAACCGAAGCGCCGCACCTTCAGGGGCCCCGTCAAGGGCCATGACCCCCGCCCCATCGTCAGTATCCCTGGCAATGTCCAACGGAGCTGCGCGGAGGTAA